AAGTGCCTAAATTTGAAGGTCAGAAAACTGTTATTCATCATCAAAATTTTGAGGAAAGTAAAAGCACCTATAATCATAAAGTTATCGCAGTTATACCTTTAACGGAAACTCAAGACGTTTATTGTTTAAGTGTGCCTGAATATCATAATTTTGCACTTAAAGCAGGGGTTTTTGTGCATAATTGCGGAATGAGCGCCCTCCAAACGCCCTTTAAAGCGGATCAATTAGAAGGAAAATTAAAAAAAATTCGTCAAGATATTGAAGCTCAAATTCCTGTGGGTTTTAATGACAATAAAGATGTAGAAACTACCGTGAGTAATTGGCAGGGATGGCAAGGATTTCAGCATCTCCATGAAGGGGTGCAACGGTTAGAAGGTAAAGCATTAAAGCAAGTTGGCTCATTGGGCGGTGGTAATCACTTTATTGAGCTTTGCATCGATACGGAAAATCAAGTTTGGTTGATGTTACATTCTGGTTCTCGTCATATTGGCAATCAGTTGGCAGACTGTCACATTAGAACCGGTAAGCAGTTGGCGCGATTAGCTAATCTGAAGTTAGCTGACCCTGATTTAGCTTATTTTATCAAAGGTACGGCAGAATTTGAGGCTTATTGGCGTGATTTGCAGTGGGCGCAAAATTATGCTCGTTTTAACCGTGATGTGATGATGAGTCGTTTTAAAGCCATTGTGGAAAAACATTTGGTGGGCGGAAAAGCAACTAAACCTCTTTTAACAGTGAATTGTCATCATAATTATGCGGAGATGGAAAGTCATTTCGGTGAGGATGTCTATGTGACGAGGAAGGGCGCTGTTAGGGCGGATGTGGGTGATTATGGTATTATTCCCGGTTCCATGGGCGCTAAGTCTTTTATCGTTAAGGGTAAAGGTAATCATGATAGTTTTTGCTCATGCAGTCACGGTGCGGGGCGCGCTATGTCTCGCTCTCAGGCTAAAAAGCGTTACACTGTAGAGGATTTGATCACTCAAACCGATGGCATTGAATGCCGTAAGGATAGTGGGGTTATTGATGAAATTCCCAGCGCCTACAAGTCTATCGAGGAAGTGATGAATCAACAAACTGATTTGGTGGAAATAGTTGCCACTCTGAAACAGGTGGTTTGTGTGAAGGGTTAAGGCAAATTGATAATGGATAATGGATAATTGATAATGAGTAACAGCTTTTAAAAACTAAGACTTAATATCGAGTTAGTTTAATCAATTAAAAATAATCTTAGTTCAATTTATTGAACGAGATACTGTTGGTTCCGTGTAATTCATTACACGGTGGGAAAATTCCCAACATAGCATCTATCTGTATCAGATTATCCAAACTTGATATTAGGTTTCGACATTTAAAATAACTAAATCTTCTATACCTTTAATACTCAAATCTCCAGCTAGATAACCGATACCTCGATGAAGATGTAAGCGAAATTGGTGATTCAGGGTTTCTTCATCTAGGGGTAAGCCTTGTTCATGGCATTTTTGTTTTAATAGCAGTAATAATATATCCGCCATTTCTCCCCCAAATACCTGCCATGTCATTTCTAGGTTACTATCTGCTGGAATGGCGAAGGGCGCTGGGTTGGTTTTTTCTGCTAAAGATCGACAAAATGCCCAACGGCATAATACATTCCAATGCTCTATTTTAGTAATTCTTTTTAATTTTATTAGTTGATCTTTGGCTCTTTTTGATACTTTTATTCTTTCCATTTTATTTTTTTTACATAGGGGGTGCTGAAAAAGTATTTTAGTGAAGGTAGGGAAGAGGGAAGGGGGAAAAGTCCGAAATATTTATAAATCAAAGACTTTAGCAAAGCCGTTATTTTTAATCAGGGATACCAAAAATAGCCTTAAATAACATTATATTATATTATTTTCATTTAACATCGCTAATATTTTTTCAGCAATAAATTGATTTCCCTCTGTATTAAAATGAATGTGATCATGATATAGTTTATCTAAATTTTTATTATCTTTTAACACAGGTAAAAAATCTAAATATTTAATATTTTCTGTCATCACTAAATCTTCTAATCTTGCTCTTGCTTTTAGTTCATATTCTTTAGAATAAGGGAAAACTGTTTCCCTTTTTAAAGGGGTTAAAACTAAGAAAAATTTACAGTTATTTTTAATAGTAAAATCTTGAATACTTTTAACAGCATCTAAATTAAATTGAACTATATCTCCTTTTTCAATAAAATTATAATGAGGAGGAAAAAACTTTTCATATATTTTTTGGTAAAGTTCTTGTAATGCTAATAGCGGTTTATATTCAAAATAATTGGCTGTTTTTCCTACCTTTTCACTAGAAGGCTTAAAAGCAAATAAATCATCAGTATTCAGAACTAATACCAATATATTTGAGTTAAAAATACCGTATTTGTGTAAGTAAGCTAACTCATTTCTAGCGCCCCACGAATTAGCAGAGACGTTAAGCACTTCCACAGTATTAAAAAAAGTTTTTTGGGCAATAAATAATGTTTGTAGTAAACTGGAAATAGTTTGATTTTGGTCAGTCCACCAACCGCCATTAACGATAGAATCTCCTAATAATAATATTCTTAAATTATCTTCATTTTTATCTTTTAATTCATTACTACGCATGGAAAAACTGTTGATTTTGATTAAGTTACCATTTCTTTTAACCGTTTGATTTGGGGCAAGAAGATAACCTATTTCTTTATCCCTAATATAAATTAAAGGATTGCCAAAACCCCAAATTAATCTTAAAGTTATTTCAACGGTAATGAATACCAATATTAATCCTGTTAAGATAAGTTTAATCATAATTTGGCTCTCTTAATTTGAATATGTAAATTATTAGTTTAG
This genomic stretch from Cyanobacterium sp. T60_A2020_053 harbors:
- the dndE gene encoding DNA sulfur modification protein DndE — translated: MERIKVSKRAKDQLIKLKRITKIEHWNVLCRWAFCRSLAEKTNPAPFAIPADSNLEMTWQVFGGEMADILLLLLKQKCHEQGLPLDEETLNHQFRLHLHRGIGYLAGDLSIKGIEDLVILNVET
- a CDS encoding SGNH/GDSL hydrolase family protein, whose product is MIKLILTGLILVFITVEITLRLIWGFGNPLIYIRDKEIGYLLAPNQTVKRNGNLIKINSFSMRSNELKDKNEDNLRILLLGDSIVNGGWWTDQNQTISSLLQTLFIAQKTFFNTVEVLNVSANSWGARNELAYLHKYGIFNSNILVLVLNTDDLFAFKPSSEKVGKTANYFEYKPLLALQELYQKIYEKFFPPHYNFIEKGDIVQFNLDAVKSIQDFTIKNNCKFFLVLTPLKRETVFPYSKEYELKARARLEDLVMTENIKYLDFLPVLKDNKNLDKLYHDHIHFNTEGNQFIAEKILAMLNENNII
- a CDS encoding RtcB family protein, with the protein product MPYEELKIQTPNPVLSWASHELGWHETQMAKNVASLPFVYKHVALMPDVHLGKGALVGSVIATKDAIIPAAVGVDIGCFTEDTLIPLVDGKSYPLGELAKKGSPIHVYSCTPSGKIVATKALARLTRTQAPLVKVVLDNGEEIKCTPDHSFMLRNGEYQEAQNLLPNTSLMPFYSKVDWDGYTLIQQNYSGRWQKAHWIVARSGLLGEVPKFEGQKTVIHHQNFEESKSTYNHKVIAVIPLTETQDVYCLSVPEYHNFALKAGVFVHNCGMSALQTPFKADQLEGKLKKIRQDIEAQIPVGFNDNKDVETTVSNWQGWQGFQHLHEGVQRLEGKALKQVGSLGGGNHFIELCIDTENQVWLMLHSGSRHIGNQLADCHIRTGKQLARLANLKLADPDLAYFIKGTAEFEAYWRDLQWAQNYARFNRDVMMSRFKAIVEKHLVGGKATKPLLTVNCHHNYAEMESHFGEDVYVTRKGAVRADVGDYGIIPGSMGAKSFIVKGKGNHDSFCSCSHGAGRAMSRSQAKKRYTVEDLITQTDGIECRKDSGVIDEIPSAYKSIEEVMNQQTDLVEIVATLKQVVCVKG